One part of the Brevundimonas subvibrioides ATCC 15264 genome encodes these proteins:
- a CDS encoding response regulator has protein sequence MKITPPDPPLKAARIMAVDDEPANLSLVERAFHREGFQDVATFLDARDALAEFAARMPDLVLLDLMMPGVDGYELLESFRRLTPETDYLPILVLTADSTMNARLRALSLGANDVLLKPYDVAEILMRSWVLLDTRRRFKAVSAR, from the coding sequence ATGAAGATCACCCCCCCCGACCCCCCGCTGAAAGCCGCGCGGATCATGGCCGTCGATGACGAGCCGGCCAATCTCAGCCTGGTCGAACGGGCCTTCCACCGCGAAGGCTTCCAGGACGTGGCGACCTTCCTGGATGCCCGGGACGCGCTGGCGGAATTCGCGGCGCGGATGCCGGACCTGGTCCTTCTGGACCTGATGATGCCCGGGGTGGACGGCTACGAATTGCTGGAGAGCTTCCGGCGGCTGACCCCCGAGACCGACTATCTGCCCATCCTCGTGCTCACGGCGGATTCAACGATGAATGCGAGGCTGCGCGCCCTGTCGCTGGGGGCGAACGACGTCCTGCTCAAGCCCTATGATGTGGCCGAAATCCTGATGCGCAGCTGGGTCCTTCTGGACACCAGACGCCGCTTCAAGGCGGTCAGCGCTCGGTAG